GCCGTCGACGAGCACCGCGCGCACCTGCGCCATGAGCGTCGCACGGCGCTCGCCGCCGTCGCCCTCGAGCACGGTCGTCTGGAACAGGCCCAGCGTCTTGCGTGTGCCCTCGCGGATGTCGCCGCGCTCGATGAGGCGCGCGAGCACCGGCGTGCGCAGCGTCGGTCCGATCGCCGCCAGCACCGTCTGCACGCCGCGCGGCTTCTGAGCGATGTAGTCCCAGGCCGAGCGCAGCAGGGGGTCGGCCGGCGCGATCTCGGTCGTCTCGACGCGTGCGGCTCGTGCGCCGTCATCGGTGCGCACGTGGCCGCCGAGCGCGAGCTCGGTCAGCACGGCACCGCCGAGCACGTAGAAGAGGATGTTCTCGCCGGCGATCGCGCCGACGCCCTGCTGCAGGCCAGCATCAGGCTGGAAGAGCAGCAGCATGAGGTCTTCCGCGAGCATCGGCTCTCGCTGCTGCGGTGCGGGGTCGGATGGGTCGGGCTCGGCGCCGGGCGTCGGCTCCTGCGGTTCGGTGGTCATGGTGTCCAGTAGGCACCGTGTTCCTGGC
The window above is part of the Agrococcus sp. ARC_14 genome. Proteins encoded here:
- a CDS encoding GPP34 family phosphoprotein — translated: MTTEPQEPTPGAEPDPSDPAPQQREPMLAEDLMLLLFQPDAGLQQGVGAIAGENILFYVLGGAVLTELALGGHVRTDDGARAARVETTEIAPADPLLRSAWDYIAQKPRGVQTVLAAIGPTLRTPVLARLIERGDIREGTRKTLGLFQTTVLEGDGGERRATLMAQVRAVLVDGAEPSPRIAALAALFSGSGTMPQFYREIPWTSPVIARAKELEQGDWGAGAAAAAVARTMTATIVSNVVVAAAVLPRS